In Tripterygium wilfordii isolate XIE 37 chromosome 17, ASM1340144v1, whole genome shotgun sequence, the genomic window ATTGAACTTTGTTCTTGTAGCTCTCTCATCTCTTTGTAGTATCTCCTATTTGAAACCCTGCCCGCCAGTGCACCAATACTCTACATTATACATGTTTAAACATCTTACATGATTTCCTGCAACTTATCTTCGAGCGGTGATACTCCTAccctagatttaataaataataatataatttttcataGCTTGAAACAGTATTGAGCATAAAACCCATTCGTAAAATTACAGGCCCAACTCATTGCTATTCAAAAAGCTAAAGATTGATAGTTCAATTTAGGTTCAACACAACACCCATATACTAGTGCGAATAAAATTGCGGACATAAAGGATCTCTCAAACGATTCTTCTTCACATtaaattgtcaatttattgtTTATCATCATTCATCAACCAAAAAATCACAAAAGGCAAATCATTTCATCTCAACTAACTACCGAGAAAAGAAGACGTTTTTTGGGGAGGAGGGTAATGACGAATGGACAAACGCAGAGATAACAATGGCAAAACTAATGTGGGTGCCAATTCGAGGCAGTTGTTAAGTCAAGCTTGTGAGATGCCAACTACTAGACAAGTAACGTTATCATGTGACTGCTTTTACCATTCAATATAATCAAACCTAACATCAATGATTCCAAATCAGAATCTAAAAAATGTAACTTTAACCCCTCCAGGCTACAGCAATAAGTGTTTCGTCAAACAGAATCAACTTCTTTCGACCATTATCCATGAGTAGCCTTAGGACACAGCTAACTAGCATACTCTAGCAAAACAACGGCTTAATGAAAATTGATCTTTTTAACAGGTAAAACCCACTATATTGACATCAAGTATTGAACAACTGAACAGACAAACCACCACGAGACTGAAATATTTTATCCAATTTTCAAGCCAGATGTTATTTGATATGACTTTAACCAATGTCCAATTGGACagttatatattaaatatagaTTAGATATGTGCATTATATTAAATATAGACTAGATATGTGCATTATATTAACGTACAATGGTTTCCAAAATTACTATTAccataaatgttatttttttagaaACTACCACTAATATTCATGTAAATGGAAAGATTCTTTCCTAGGAAACCGATTTCTAATATTCTTTTCGGCATTCACTAGTTGAATGAGTACATGGTTCACTAAGCTTATGCTTTaacatttctttttttgaaaggaaaaactttACTACCAGCAGTAGCACcgagggggtgcaacccaaagaTAGCCGAGATGGCTAGGCTTATGCTTTAACATCATTTTTCTCTAGAGCGATTCAACCCAGGAAAAGAGTCTCCCAAGTATTGAGCATTATAAGAGCATTTTCAGATCTTGATTGACAAACGCATACCGTTTTGGGAATGTTCCTCCAACGCAGTTGCTTCGTTCAACAAATTATGAGTTAAGTACAGAAGAGATACAACATCTAATTATGAGGTTACCTTGCTCCGGTTATAGTCATAAACTGCTGGACTTTGTCACGGTGGCCTCTACCCAACTTGTGCTGCCCATAAGGAAACGAGAGATGTACCAATCAAACACATGCATACCACAATAAATGACATTTGACGAAAAAGCCAATTAAAGTTAAAAGTTTACTGTCGAATGCACCAGTGTAATCAAAGAATCATTTTCACTCATGCCTAACCATATGAAGGTATCTTGATACATAAAACAGCAAAGGATGAGCATCAatccaaaatttatttattttttcctttgtcTTCTAAGGGCTATATAAGATACTATGATGTCaccaaattcatcaaaatagTATTTCTCACTCTACCGGTCCTTAAAAGATTCAACTTTGAGCTATCAAATCACTTAGCATGAAATGTTAGTATACTTCAAAGCAAAACAAACAAAGTTGTATAATTTTAGTTCATGCGCGGCGTTGTTGATGTTCATAGTGAGCGTTCTCTTTTCCTCAACTTTCCGAGCACCCAATCAGAGACTCCAGcgaataaaaattaataattgttCAAACTCGAATTCACAGAACAAGGGACACCCATCTAATTATATTCAGCAAAACTGATTTCAACTTCATGTATCCACTAACAGAGAAACCCACaaagaaatcacaaaaaaagACAAGTACTTTATACCAAAAGCACAAAGAGAGGGAAGCAATAGCAGAGGAATGAGTAACTAACCATCTTGGAAGACGATGTTGATGTAAGACCCCTAATACTCTCTGCAAATCAAGCTGTGACAGTCGAATGAGAACTTCAATTAGGGATTGTGTTTTTGGTTCTGGTATAGATCGTATTTCGTGGGCTATTTTTTTggcctttctttccttttttccaaTTAAGAGAGGAAAGAGAATGAGCCGTTCTTCTCTTCTGTCAATTTTAGGGGTCTGAAATCTGAATACACCGGGCGTTCTTAAGCTACTGTTGGTAGGCAGTTCCTTAATTAATGGCTCGACTAGAGTTGACGAGCCAAGCTTGAATCTTTTTGAGGCCTGTTCGTTAGACGGACCAAACTCGACAAACTGGATGACatctttttttaccaaaataataatatgtgttcataattttaattttattatacaTAATATCATTTAATATAAAATGATCTCCACATTTGTTCTCATATTActtagattatggacaattatgaaaAGCTTCTACTTTTTTAtcctataaaataaaatactccTATTTTTAGGTTGAAATTGACACGTcttgaatattatttattttcgaTAGCACTTATCATCCATAAAATTACCATCCATAATCATccataaacatgtggcatgccacatatgAAACATGACATGGCTAATTCAAAatcatttgataaaaaaaggtgctctctcacacacacatatatatatatatatataagtcctTTTTCAAATATCCACTTTTCTCTTACATGATATCACTTTCTTTTACCTTCTCTTTTAttaattgaaattttaaaacatttttttctcaaaatacatattagatttcgggaaaaaaaattacatatttggaaTCAACATGCAAAACTCTTTCCAACGAGACTCATTGTCGATATGTTTTACCAGATCATTCTTAATTACACTATTTTCATAAATAGTGTAATAAGATCTATAACACtacaaacaatgtaataacaatttataatactaaaaaaataataaaaatacattGTTCTTCAAAGAAGGATAAATCattattttctatatatttacttaaattacattgttttttttatagcATGAGAAACCTCATTATTGATTtttaaaacatttaaattatttgtataGAATGAGAAATTCCActattttattacattgttcttGATCTACACAGATCTTTATGACATTGTTTCggtctcttattacattgtttacgCATCTTATTACACTGTTTAAGCTTCTTATTACGTTGTTTGTTGGTTTTTGGTTCACATGACTTGGCTGAAGCAAGAGTATGCTCAAGCTACTGCAATCTATCACGTGGAATTCTTTTGCTGGATGTTTCTCTTTGgcttgaaattttttaatttcaatctTTATTGTTTTCACTTTTCTAGCCCTATCTTGTTCTTTGACTCATTgagaaatttcattattttattacattgtttttgacaacatatacatttattttattacattgttcatcttcttattacattgtttaagtattttattacattgttaaaatattttattacttaACAAGTAGACCCCAAAATTCACAACACCAACACCCATACCTCTCTTTACACTCCATCTCCCCCGAGCCACATCAAACCATCTACCcaacaaacaaaccaaaaatcTACCAAAGCAATGGCTTATTCGTACTCCATAGGTCATCATTACCAAAACTAAGATACAGAAGAGTCATTAGATTCAGAACCAGTCAATGTTGGGTCATCGATCACCCATGGAGCCCTCGTCAATTTCTAGAGCGTACCTAGTGTTCACTGTTCAGGAGCTCTCCAAGGAAAACATTATCAAGATCTCACCTCGGCATGTGAAAAATTACTATCCTTCCATCTTCCTTGACAATTATTCAGAGTTTCCTTCAGAACAACCACTCTTCTCTTAAGATCCATATCTTAGATCTACCATCCATTTCTTTCCAGATTCATATATGCAACCAAGAACTATCACCCATTTTTTACCATATCCAGATCTAAGTCCATCAAAGGAGGGATAaaacaaagaagagagagaatagaggggagagagagagagagacgatgGGTAGAGAGAGTAATGGAGAGGATAGAGATAGACGGAGGGAGAGGGATAGAGAGAATAAAAAGATAGATTGGAGAGAGAAATACaattataataaaattgaaactttcaaaattgacatGTTCAAGCCACATCAGTTATGGGCAATTATGTATATTTACTTTATGGGAGATAAGagtttttgatttctttttgataCAAAACATTTTGATTATTCCtaaacaaatttcaatttgtGATATTTTCATCAAGTGTGTAAATATGCTCATTTTTTCGTCTTTCTAAAAAAATCATCTATGAACATAACTTTTTAATGTATAattgttgaaaaataaagaCAATAGAGATTAAAATATGAAGCTCACTCCCTATATTTAAAACTTTTGAATTTGGTCAAGTAAGTTTAACATTCAAAAAATGAATGATAAGAACAACAAAACAttggggaatttttttttttttaaaaaaagagggtCCATGGCTTTTTGTGAagttctcttctcttcccttctatTCCATCAATGTAAAGCTGAAGGCAAAAAGGAAAGGAGgaattttttggatgaaattgagtGGGAATGGCATTTCTTCTACCAAATcctcaaaagaaaaacaactctTTATTCACCAAatctcaaaagaaaaacaaaaccacTCTTTTTATCAGAGAAAAAAGCTACAGCTACAATATATAGAGAAGTGCAATCTGACGGGGACAACCATGtccatgttatatatatatatttcttggaATTTGTTTAGGAAAAGGAGATTGCACTTTCTCTATATATACTGGTATGGTATGTagcttttttctttgataaccTGCAAAATTCTTTCTTTTAAACAATGCTGCATTGCTGCATGCATGGTGGAATCAAGAATCAGCCTTCAACATCAATTCATATTCAATTACACCACAACTCTATAAATAAGGACAGGTGTATGTATGAATTATGACTGTCTTCACCAAACCCTAATATCTCAACACCAGAATCGTCACCGCCTGAGCCGCCAACATGTCTAACATAACCGACCACGACGGATACGCTGCCCTGAAGCTCTTCGACCAGGGCTACTCTTACACCTACGACGACGTCATCTTTCTTCCTCACTACATCGACTTCCCCACCGACGCTGTCTCCCTCTCCACCCGCCTTTCCCGAAACATTGCCCTCTCCGTCCCCTGCGTAGCCTCTCCCATGGATACTGTCACCGAACCTCACATGGCCGCCTCCATGGCCTCTATTGGTGGCATCGGGATTATCCACTCCAACGTCACTCCTTCTTCTCAGGCCGCCATGGTCCGCCATGCCAAGTCGCGCCGTCTCCCTATTTTTTCTAATCCGGTATTCGCATCCCCGGATTCACGACGTCATTTCGATGACTTTGACGATAAGAGTTCTTGTATTCTGGTCACTGAATCTGGGGCTGGCCATTCCAAGTTGTTGGGTTGTGCATGGAAACGTGATTGGCTCGATTTGAAGAATAGAGATGCAAAAGTGAGCGAATACATGCAGTCTATTGAACGTTCATCTGTCTGTGTGCCGTGGAATTGTGATTTGGGCGAGATTGACGGGATTTTGGAGGAAAAGAAGCGGGATTTTGTGGTCTTGGAGAAGGAGGATGGTGAGGTTGTCGATGTGGTAACCAAGGAGGTAGTGGAGAGGTTGAAGGGGTACCCCAGATTGTTGGGGAAGGGGAGTGTGGGACCGGACGGGAAGTGGATCGTGGGTGCGGCAATGGGAACGAGGGAGTCAGACAAGGAGAGGCTAGAGCACCTGGTGAAGGCAGGGACCAATGTGGTGGTGTTGGATAGCTCACAAGGGAACTCCATTTACCAGATTGAGATGATAAAGTATGTGAAAAGAACATATCCCGAGCTGGATGTGATAGGCGGAAATGTGGTGACGGTGGCTCAGGCAAAGAATCTGATAGAGGCTGGTGTTGATGGGTTGCGAGTTGGGATGGGGTCAGGTTCCATTTGCACCACCCAAGAAGTTTGTGCGGTTGGCAGAGGGCAGGTAAAAGGTTTCTTTTGCTTGATTCTAGTATTTGATTGTACTTAAGAACAGAGTTGTGGGTTATGGGTTCTGCTTGAATGATTAGAAAGGTGTTTATTTTAATagttttttctttgataaaacACTGCCTTAAGTTTATTCCCAACTCTACTGTTACTCTATGCTGCGCCCAAATATGTAATTAAGCACTGTTTTTGATGCAAATGGACTCTTATGGTAGCTTCAACTGCTAAAAGGGTGTTAACTGCTCCATCTGTTGTCTAAAGGTGTGGTTCATTTTTATTGAGGGAAAGGTATATCTGATAGCTATGCCATTTTTTTGAAACATTGAAGACTTTTTCCCGTTTGTATATGTGCGCTCTCTTGGTGCTGCTTCATTTCTAGCTACTCAGCTGTTGTGGCTGATACCCTTGTATGCAGTAGTTGTAATGTGAGTATGTGACTGGATTCCACTTCTACATGATAGAGATTGCAACAGTAGTGAACTGTTTGTTTATGCTATTCTAATAGTTTCTGTATTAGCAATTGCATATACAAAGAACTGCTTAATAGATATCACCTTCATCTGGTAGTAATAGTGACTTTTCAAGTGGTCTTGAATTGGCCTTTTTTCTTGCTGCCTTGGCTGTGTCTCTACCTTTTCATGCATTAACATCATTTTGGCTCTTTAAAATTATCAGGCTACTGCTGTTTACAAGGTTTCATCAATCGCTGCACAAAGTGGTGTGCCCGTCATTGCTGATGGTGGGATTTCAAACTCGGGACACATTGTTAAGGCATTGGTACTTGGAGCATCAACTGTCATGATGGGAAGTTTCTTGGCTGGCAGCACCGAGGCTCCCGGGGCTTATGAGTATCAGGTATGCTATCACCATGATCAAGTAGTGTAAAAGGTTGACAGTCCTTGTACATACGTATTTCAACCCCCATCTGATGGAAAACAAATCAGTGGATTGTCTATGGGCGTTGTTTCTAGCATTTTAGCTTGACATACGAAAGTGCATGCTTTTTGCTATTTAGATTGAAGTGATTTTTTTAAGTCATATTGCTGACATAATCTCTGAAACTGTGTTGTACCAGAATGGCTGCCGGGTTAAAAAATATCGTGGCATGGGTTCTTTGGAAGCAATGACCAAAGGGAGTGATGCAAGGTACTTGGGTGATACGGCTAAGCTAAAGATTGCTCAGGGTGTTGTGGGAGCAGTTGCTGACAAAGGTTCTGTTCTGAAGTTTTTACCCTACACATTACAAGCAGTCAAGCAAGGGTTCCAGGATCTCGGTGCTTCCTCAATGGACTTGGCACATGATCTGTTAAGATCAGGGGCTCTAAGACTTGAGGTATAATCAAGATTTTGTGCTTTCCGCTGCATTACATTAATGAATATGCATGGTACATGGTGCAGGGTCGTGGcgagttcttttctttttgttgttattttatCATAGAAGTTTTAGGCATATGGGAGCTGTCATATTAGTATCTCGGGTCTTGTTAATTTGACCTCTGTACAAGTATTATGATATCAATTCTCATGTAGTTAtactgttttctttttctttatcttgCACAGGTCCGCACAGGAGCGGCACAAGTTGAAGGTGGGATACATGGACTGGTTTCTTATGAAAAGAAGTACTTTTGAAGTACGCTAATGTTTGGTGCGCAGCTTCTTGGCCTTAATGTAGTATCACGAGCAGCAGTCAATGCAATCTGGGTCATTCTTGAAAGATTGAGCATGCTAATCTGCTATCAGCTCTTTATGGAGGGGTCATAAATTATCCAGAGCGTAAACTAGAATTAGACACCTTGATGGGTCTCTCACAAGGGCCAAATCTTGGGTTGTATGTGTAGCTATTGCTGTATGGCTCGATTAGGTGAGACGTATATCTGAGTTTTATAGAATGGAAGATGTCATGGATCAATAAGTATTATTGTGATGCATGTATTTTTATGTCGAACCAAAGTATTTGAATCAGTAATGTATTTTTATATTGTTGTAATAAGATGAATTCAATTGTTTACTTGATGAATCTGGTATATAATTAAGTCTTGGTATGAACATGCGTGGTTGCTGTATCATCAGAGGCAGTGGGAGAATCAATGTTTACTGCATTGAGCATCATGTCCAGTGAAGTGAATCCATCCCCATCCATTTAAAATAGATGCAACACTTGGACCACATATGTTTCAGAACAATTCCTTGCAGGCTCTCTCAACTACGCTATCCTTCTCCAGCAACACTAGCCCTAAACACTTGCACTTGGTTAAAAAGAGTGCAACTAGTGCTCACCATAGAGGTTCCAGTTAATTTTTCAAGTGAGCCTCTATAAACCACTAGAAATTCCCATACTTTTTGAAGTGaggattattttttattttttttttggttagcaTGTAATTACATTTGTAGTGGTCAAAAGCTCTTTAAATTACATTTCCTTCACTCTAAAATCTAATTCTAGCCAGTCCTGCTCCTACCATCACTCTCGTTATACCCCTAAACCCACCATATCAACTTAAGCCGTGAAATTTCTTACCTTTAAAAAGAGGAGTCCTCACgccataaaaaaagaaaaataatttcttaATTCGCAAAAGTTATCATAACAAGCgcgcctcctctcttctttgACAGAGCAAATAGTAAATACTATGCAGCTGCTGCCAGTCCGCCTCATCAGGTCTCTGACTCTTTCTTCCTTACCAGTCCacaccgccaccaccaccacccttcAAGAGGTTGCTTCTTCCCGCCCAAAAGGTCTCTCTCTACATTTTTCATTTGTGTTTCTTGAGTAAACTGAGTGGAAGgattgattttgtgttttgtgtgaATTTCTAATCCTTTTCTGCTATTGGGCTCTCTCAATTGCATTCTTGAATTAAATAAGCCTTCGCTTCGCTTCATTTCTTTCgttgtttttcttttcgaaTTTCATGGCTTTTCCAGTTTTAAGTATCGTCTCTGATGAGATATTGTTAATATAGCTGAGCAGGATAAAATATTTAAACTTTAACTGATTGATTGATAATGTTCAAGGTTTCATTATTGCAATGCTTGAGCTTTAGCAGTATATATCAAATTGCAAAACTATTTACTTGTGTTATTGGGTTGAACTGAAGTTATCCATTTCGGTATAATATTTGGATGGAAATTCTTACCTGATGGTAAGTTAATATCAGATTCTAAGTGGCCTTGTCATTGGTTTGGCTTTTATAGGTATTGCCAAGGTCATACTGAAAAAGGGGAAAATACAACTCTTCAAGGATGGAAGCCCTATGGTATACAGTGGAGCAGTTGATAGAATAATTGGCAGACCACCTCCTGAGACTGGAGATATTGTGCTTGTAGCAGATGGGACTCAGAAACCAATTGGATGGGGCTTATATAACTCTATTTCTATGTTCTGTGTTAGGCTCATGCAGCTAGAAGAGGAAGCGTCAAGGTGTGTCAAGAAATTGTGAGAAGGCTTTCTTAGTTAGTACTTTATTTTAAGATTTAatcttgtcatttttttttctttgagttaGGGATCCTTCTTGTGCGTTAAACATGGAAACACTTATAGAGACGAGAATTCTCGAAGCTAGGGAATTACGTAAAAGTTTGGGACTTCCTTCAGCCAATACTAGTGCATATCGTCTTGTTAACAGTGAAGGAGACAGGTATGAGGTGTTGAGTAATCCTACCTAGTCGTTAAAGGTGGAAATAATTTTTGTGCACAAGGTTCTGCAGTTGGGGAAGGGCATGATGTATGAGGCCTTAGAGTtgcacaggagttgtttacctttacaggcgaacatgtggcctagtggtagagttgtagtggtgcaacctagagatcaCAGGTTCAGTTATTGGAAACATATTATTtggggtaaggtttgcataTATCCtgcttgtccccgaccccgcgCACTGCGAGAgctttgtgcacgggagttgtttaccttttatctAAATTAGTGATCTATAGGTCACAGTGTAGCAATTTTGCCACTAGGCCACAAGTTACCCCCTTAAGCAATCACGGTTCTTAAATAATATTCTCTGTGCCTTAATGCAACTAGTCTTTTTGAACATGAGATTAGTGATGATTTGCACGTTCTTTATTATATGCTACCAAACGTTTGTCCCAAGGCATGCTTTAGACAAAATAAGTGGCGAAGTTAAATTGATATCTTTTCCACCAAAATGCAACAAATTTTTGTACCTTTGATCTGTCAAGTAACCTTCAAGAttagtttttcctttttgtagTGTGTGTTTTTGTGTTCCTGTGCTAGTTGGTTTGCTTATTTATTCATTGAATTTTCTTCGTCACCACAGATTGTCAGGTTTAATTGTTGATGTCTTTGGAGATATAGCCGTAATTGCATCATCGGCTGCTTGGGTTGAGAAGTACAAACCAGAATTAGAGGCTTGCATCCATAGACTTGATGAAATTAATCATATAAATTGGAGACCTTCTGTTGAAATGTTAAAGGAAGAAGGAATGGATGTGTCAAATTTGAAAGAAATGCACCAACATACTTGTCCTGAAAGAATAAAGGTAGAAAAGCCCTTGAAATTTTGTCTGTTCTACATTTAAATTAGTTTCACATTCAATCTCCTTCATCCCTCTTAAATGGGAGTCTGTAAAAAGATGGGCCTGGAGGTGCCTTTGATATACCATTTCCCTTGAACAAATAACCCCTTTCTAAGCATCAACAGTGATGACAATTCACCATTTTTCTACGACATAGTGGATCACAACCTCCTGGGAATCCTAGTCAGTGGTAATTGAATGTTGTTGGTACCAGTGTATAGACATCACAAGCACATGCGTAAAAGATGCCTCTGTGTTGAGACATATAGCTGGGCTGCCTTAAACCTTTGCTCTTCTGGAAGTTATAATAACTGGGGCAGTACCAAATTCTAGGATTATTGCATTCGTACTACTCGTAGCACTAAACAAATTAGCtgtcatttaatttattttttccagTGTTTTTAATTGGTGACATTTCTGAAGTATGTACTTTGTCTGGCTACTGTTTCTAcaattagaagtctaaatttgtgTACCACTTCGATCGCATTAAATAGATGATAAAGTTAAAAGAGGCAGAAACCAATACATAGGACTTACAGGATCATTACTGGTGGATAGATGTATGCAAGTGGAACATTTCATATGCTTATACTCGTCATTTTGCCTTTTGTAAACCCTTAGTTTAGTTCCTCCCTGTTTGGGCATTCCGCTCTTCTGATGAATTTTAAACTAGTGCATTTTTTATGGTATCTTATAATTTCTCAATACCAGGTTGTGGAAAATGGTATTTTCTATGCTGTTTCAATGAAAGGCCAGAAAACTGGATTTTATGCTGATCAGCGTAAAAACCGCCAGTTCATATCAACAATTTCGAATGGTAAGAAGGTTCTTGATATGTGCTGCTACAGTGGTGGCTTTGCTCTAAATGCTCTAAGGGGAGGTGCTGCGCATGTCACTGGTATTGTTATACCGccatatatttcattttcatttttcaatttagTATTTGACAATAGCTCATCCTTCTATGATGCTAATGCTAAAATTATAGAACATTCATCTCCCAACTTATGCCTATAATCAGCACAGTAGGAGCTGGGTCTAGAGATCTATAGATGCATATCTAAACAAATTGAACAACATTTACTAGTTGCTTTTAGTTAAGTCCACTTCAATCGGCATGTATATGTCTACATCAAGCTTCTATATAACAGTCTGCCGCTCAtacattttcttagaagtcataataACCACCAGATGTTTGGGAATGAT contains:
- the LOC119982761 gene encoding ribosomal RNA large subunit methyltransferase I isoform X4, which translates into the protein MQLLPVRLIRSLTLSSLPVHTATTTTLQEVASSRPKGIAKVILKKGKIQLFKDGSPMVYSGAVDRIIGRPPPETGDIVLVADGTQKPIGWGLYNSISMFCVRLMQLEEEASRDPSCALNMETLIETRILEARELRKSLGLPSANTSAYRLVNSEGDRLSGLIVDVFGDIAVIASSAAWVEKYKPELEACIHRLDEINHINWRPSVEMLKEEGMDVSNLKEMHQHTCPERIKVVENGIFYAVSMKGQKTGFYADQRKNRQFISTISNGKKVLDMCCYSGGFALNALRGGAAHVTGSTKCIRHVQKFKLISNALNKERRSTHDLFMFGCYDTKWDVLPHSSGCRINSREENHHPTTSWSSL
- the LOC119982761 gene encoding ribosomal RNA large subunit methyltransferase I isoform X1, with the protein product MQLLPVRLIRSLTLSSLPVHTATTTTLQEVASSRPKGIAKVILKKGKIQLFKDGSPMVYSGAVDRIIGRPPPETGDIVLVADGTQKPIGWGLYNSISMFCVRLMQLEEEASRDPSCALNMETLIETRILEARELRKSLGLPSANTSAYRLVNSEGDRLSGLIVDVFGDIAVIASSAAWVEKYKPELEACIHRLDEINHINWRPSVEMLKEEGMDVSNLKEMHQHTCPERIKVVENGIFYAVSMKGQKTGFYADQRKNRQFISTISNGKKVLDMCCYSGGFALNALRGGAAHVTGVDTSLPALGLARENVVLNNLDPERILFLKEDATEFMKGALSRSESWDLVILDPPKLAPRKKVLQSASGMYRNLNSLAMRLTKRGGLLMTCSCSGAMTQSGMFFRILQGAASTAGRKITILRQAGAACDHPIDPSYPEGAYLSNILLRVL
- the LOC119982761 gene encoding ribosomal RNA large subunit methyltransferase I isoform X3 encodes the protein MVYSGAVDRIIGRPPPETGDIVLVADGTQKPIGWGLYNSISMFCVRLMQLEEEASRDPSCALNMETLIETRILEARELRKSLGLPSANTSAYRLVNSEGDRLSGLIVDVFGDIAVIASSAAWVEKYKPELEACIHRLDEINHINWRPSVEMLKEEGMDVSNLKEMHQHTCPERIKVVENGIFYAVSMKGQKTGFYADQRKNRQFISTISNGKKVLDMCCYSGGFALNALRGGAAHVTGVDTSLPALGLARENVVLNNLDPERILFLKEDATEFMKGALSRSESWDLVILDPPKLAPRKKVLQSASGMYRNLNSLAMRLTKRGGLLMTCSCSGAMTQSGMFFRILQGAASTAGRKITILRQAGAACDHPIDPSYPEGAYLSNILLRVL
- the LOC119982761 gene encoding ribosomal RNA large subunit methyltransferase I isoform X2, whose product is MQLLPVRLIRSLTLSSLPVHTATTTTLQEVASSRPKGIAKVILKKGKIQLFKDGSPMVYSGAVDRIIGRPPPETGDIVLVADGTQKPIGWGLYNSISMFCVRLMQLEEEASRCVKKLLSGLIVDVFGDIAVIASSAAWVEKYKPELEACIHRLDEINHINWRPSVEMLKEEGMDVSNLKEMHQHTCPERIKVVENGIFYAVSMKGQKTGFYADQRKNRQFISTISNGKKVLDMCCYSGGFALNALRGGAAHVTGVDTSLPALGLARENVVLNNLDPERILFLKEDATEFMKGALSRSESWDLVILDPPKLAPRKKVLQSASGMYRNLNSLAMRLTKRGGLLMTCSCSGAMTQSGMFFRILQGAASTAGRKITILRQAGAACDHPIDPSYPEGAYLSNILLRVL
- the LOC119983204 gene encoding inosine-5'-monophosphate dehydrogenase 2-like encodes the protein MSNITDHDGYAALKLFDQGYSYTYDDVIFLPHYIDFPTDAVSLSTRLSRNIALSVPCVASPMDTVTEPHMAASMASIGGIGIIHSNVTPSSQAAMVRHAKSRRLPIFSNPVFASPDSRRHFDDFDDKSSCILVTESGAGHSKLLGCAWKRDWLDLKNRDAKVSEYMQSIERSSVCVPWNCDLGEIDGILEEKKRDFVVLEKEDGEVVDVVTKEVVERLKGYPRLLGKGSVGPDGKWIVGAAMGTRESDKERLEHLVKAGTNVVVLDSSQGNSIYQIEMIKYVKRTYPELDVIGGNVVTVAQAKNLIEAGVDGLRVGMGSGSICTTQEVCAVGRGQATAVYKVSSIAAQSGVPVIADGGISNSGHIVKALVLGASTVMMGSFLAGSTEAPGAYEYQNGCRVKKYRGMGSLEAMTKGSDARYLGDTAKLKIAQGVVGAVADKGSVLKFLPYTLQAVKQGFQDLGASSMDLAHDLLRSGALRLEVRTGAAQVEGGIHGLVSYEKKYF